In Carassius auratus strain Wakin chromosome 49, ASM336829v1, whole genome shotgun sequence, one DNA window encodes the following:
- the LOC113066310 gene encoding zinc finger protein ZIC 1, which produces MLLDAGPQYPTIGVTTFGSTRHHSTGEVTDREVALGINPFADGMGAFKINHSSHDLGSGQTAFSSQAPGYAAAAALGHHHHPTHVSSYSTAAFNSTRDFLFRNRGFGDATSAQHSLFASAAGSFAGPHGHSDAAGHLLFPGLHEQAATHASSNVVNSQMRLGFSGDMYGRAEQYGHVASPRSEHYPSTQLHGYGPMNMNMAAHHGAGAFFRYMRQPIKQELICKWVEPEQLTNPKKSCNKTFSTMHELVTHLTVEHVGGPEQSNHICFWEECPREGKPFKAKYKLVNHIRVHTGEKPFPCPFPGCGKVFARSENLKIHKRTHTGEKPFKCEFEGCDRRFANSSDRKKHMHVHTSDKPYLCKMCDKSYTHPSSLRKHMKVHESSTQGPQPSPAASSGYESSTPPTIVSPSTENQSSSSISPASSTVHHTSSHSTLSSNFNEWYV; this is translated from the exons ATGCTCTTGGACGCGGGACCACAGTATCCCACCATTGGAGTGACTACTTTCGGCTCCACCAGGCATCACTCAACAGGCGAAGTTACAGACAGAGAAGTGGCTTTGGGTATCAACCCGTTCGCCGACGGTATGGGCGCTTTTAAAATCAACCACAGCTCCCACGACCTCGGCTCTGGGCAAACGGCGTTTTCCTCGCAAGCGCCCGGTTATGCCGCCGCCGCTGCCTTGGGACACCATCATCACCCCACTCATGTCAGCTCGTACTCCACCGCCGCCTTCAACTCCACTCGGGACTTTCTCTTTCGCAATCGGGGCTTCGGAGACGCCACGAGCGCGCAGCACAGTCTGTTCGCCTCCGCCGCTGGAAGTTTCGCCGGACCACATGGACACTCCGACGCCGCTGGGCACCTGCTCTTCCCGGGACTGCACGAGCAAGCGGCCACGCACGCGTCTTCCAACGTGGTTAACAGTCAGATGCGCCTGGGCTTTTCCGGGGACATGTACGGCAGGGCCGAGCAATACGGTCACGTCGCGAGCCCCAGATCCGAGCATTACCCCTCGACGCAGTTGCACGGCTATGGCCCCATGAACATGAATATGGCTGCCCATCACGGGGCTGGGGCCTTCTTTCGGTACATGAGACAGCCCATAAAGCAAGAGCTCATCTGCAAATGGGTAGAACCGGAGCAGCTAACGAATCCGAAAAAGTCCTGCAACAAAACTTTCAGCACCATGCACGAGCTCGTGACCCACCTGACGGTGGAGCACGTTGGGGGACCAGAGCAGTCGAATCACATTTGCTTTTGGGAAGAATGTCCCCGGGAAGGGAAACCGTTTAAAGCAAAGTATAAACTTGTGAATCATATCAGAGtgcacaccggagagaaaccgttTCCGTGTCCGTTCCCCGGATGTGGAAAAGTATTTGCCCGATCGGAAAATCTGAAAATCCATAAAAGAACACACACCG GTGAAAAACCGTTCAAGTGTGAGTTTGAAGGCTGTGACAGACGCTTTGCGAACAGCAGTGATCGTAAGAAACACATGCACGTCCATACCTCCGACAAACCTTATCTCTGCAAAATGTGTGACAAATCCTACACACACCCCAGCTCCCTCCGGAAACACATGAAG GTTCACGAGTCATCGACTCAAGGACCCCAGCCCTCCCCGGCAGCCAGCTCCGGCTACGAGTCCTCCACGCCGCCCACCATCGTGTCCCCTTCCACAGAAAACCAGAGCAGCAGTTCCATATCACCAGCATCATCCACAGTTCACCACACGAGCAGCCACAGCACTCTTTCGTCAAATTTTAATGAATGGTacgtgtaa